A stretch of DNA from Natrinema halophilum:
ATTGCCGACCCTGTAGACCGACTGGTTGAAGGGGACGCCAAGAAGACACGGCTTCAGGTGTACAGGCGTGGTGAGGACTGGTTCTGTAGCTTCAACGTAGAATACGACACCGATACGTCGGGCGAAATACCCATCGGTGTCGATATTGGGAATGCCACATCCTTGCTGCGACGCCCTCTGGCGAATGCGAGTCGATGTTGGTATCTGGTGGAGAGGCAAAGTACGTTCGATGCAAATATCGTTCCCTCCGCGATTCGCTTTCGGAAGCGGGTGCGCTTCGCGCACGCAACCGTGTAGGTGACAAAGAAAATCGTCGGATTACGGACTTGAACCACAAACTCTCCCATCGCCTCATCACGTTCGCGGAACAGTTCGAGACCCCCGTCATTCGGATGGAAGACCTCGACGGAATCCCTGAGAATAGTTCGTGGTCGGGTGTTCACTCGTGGCACTTCCACCAACTCCAACAGTTCATCATGTACAAAGCCGAACGCGCTGGAAAGCACACCGCTGGTCACAATTCGGTGGCGACCGTTGACGGGTCACGCGAAAGCGTACTTGAACCCCGAGGAAACGCGCAACCTGAATATCCACTTCGTGGATTCCCGCGTCTTTCGGCGCGGGAGGATGTCAATTTCCACTACCCTTTACCGTCACCTCGAGACCGAGTCCCCCGATGGAAATCCGAGTGCGGTTAGCTCGGCCGGTACTCTGCTGGTCGTGAGAAAGGAGCGGGATCAGCTCACTGCTCGAAACCAGCCTCGTCGTTTGCACACTCCGTCGGCTCCGTTTTGGTGTCCTCGCTCGTCGTCGACGCAGATTCGACGGCCGTTTCCTTCGATTCGGGTTCCTCGATAGCCGTTTCCAACGCCGACTCATCGGCCCGTTCTCCGGTATGTTCTCGAGCGAAACTGTCCAGCGTGATCTTTGCGCCGCCGAGGACGACGGGACCGATGAACAGCCCGACGGCACCGAAGACCACGAGGCCGCCAAAAATTCCGACGACGATAATCGCTGAGTTGAACGTACTGGATCGCCCGATCAAGGCAGGCCGGAGATACGAGTCAGAGAACGTAACGAACAGTCCGTAGACTCCCAGGGTAGCGCTGGCAGTTGGCCGGCCGACCGCGAGGAGGTAAACCGCCGCTGGAATCCATACTCCGAACGCGCCAACGAGGGGAAGCAGCGTCAGAAGGAACGTTGCCACGGTGAGAAAAATGACTGCGGGAACGCCGGCAACCGCAAGCCCGATACCGAGCATTACCGCCTGTATGGCCGCAACAGCGACGTTTCCGACGACTGAGGCCCACATGAGGCGGTCGAGTCCCATACGAAGTTCCTCGAGCACGTCGTCGTCGATTGGAAGCACCCACTGGAACCACATAACGAGCTTCTCTCCATCCCGCAACAGTGCGAAGAGAACGAACAGGGTGATAGTCAGCCCGATGAAAACACCCGGCAATCCGCCGACGATATCGATCGCTCCCGTCGAGATTCCCTGGAGACCAGTTGCGATACGGTTCTGGTTCGACTGGTACAGATCCGCCAGATCGACGGCATACCCGTTAGTGGCAAGGGCCTGTTCGATCGTCTCGACGTCGATTTGACCCTGTCTGATGGAACTGACGAGCCGTATCGACTGGCGTATAGCGACAGAGACGACGTACACGAGAGGGAGCAAAACCACGAGCAACGTCGCAACGACCACCGTGATCGCTGCGACCGTCGATCTGACATAATTCTCGAGTCGTCGTTGGACTGGGTGCATAATGTACGCGAGAACGACACCGAAGAGGACGTATTGAAGATACGGCAGAACGACGAACAGCGCGAGGGTACCGCTAATCAGTGCGAGCGCGGTCAATCCGGGCTGGTCTACGAGCCAGTCCGGTGGACCGGGACGGTCTGCCATGTGGAGTCCTAGAGCGACACGTTACATTAGTCCATTGATACAAATCGAGAATTCCGAGTCGGACGGATCAGTTCGGCCTCGACAGGTTCAGCGGTTTCGTTTGCGTACCGCGACCTGCTACTCCACGATGGTTACGACTGCTATTCGACGTATCGATACTTTCGTTCGCCCATCCTGCCCCACCCGTCGAACACGAACTCCGAATCTGGCGTCGTAAACTCCTCGACATCGACGTCCATCTCGTGGTTGTGAACGTCGTGAATTTCTTCATAGTCCTCCCACTCGAGTTCGTAGCGATCTGCAAGCTGTTCGTCGACGTTGAGAGCTTCGATTTCGTTTTGCCAGCCCTCCTGAATCGTCTCAGCGTGGATTTCTGCCTGCGCGCCGCTTCCGTAAGAGGCGACGAGCAGTTTCTCACCAGCGACCTCGCGTTCGTTCTCGAGGGCGTGTTTGAGAGCACTCACACGGGCGACGTGGACCGATCCGGTGTACCAGTTTCCGACTTCACGGGAAATCGTCAGCGTCGGGTCGATGGTTGCGTCGTACCACTGGGTGTAGCGATCGGTGTCTTTGAGCGCATCCATGTAGTCCCGCAGGGCATCGCGGTACTCGTCGTCGGAGTCGAACGCTTCGGGCCGGGGCTGTCGACCGATTTCCTCGGCGAGTTCGTCCTCGATGCTCGTATCGCGGATGACGTGGCGGTAGGCTAACAGTGCAGCCTTTCGGACCATGCCGGGGAACGGGGTATGGAACGGCGCATAGATGATGTCGTCTTCGTGGACGTCGCCGGCGACGCTCTCGAAGTCCTCGAGGGCTTCGCGCATCCGTGCGAGGTAGACTTGCACGGACCGTTTGCCGTCGACTGAGGGGAACTGCTGGTTGGGTTTGAGGAAATCCGTCTCGTCGGCAGAGCCGTAGCCCTGCTCGGTGGAGAGTTCGACCAGACTCGGGTCCTCGCTGATGAGCATCGCGACGGCCCCGGCACCCTGGGTCGCCTCGCCGTCGTCGCCGCGTGCGTACAGCGCCGTATCGGTCGCGATAACCAGTGCCGAGCGACCACGGTTGCGACCGGCCTGAATCCAGTTGTACGCGTCGTCCAGGCTTTGCGTTCCCGAGATGCAGGCAAACTTCCGTTCGCCCTTGTTCGCGTGGTGGAAATCCCCGTCGTAGACCTGTTCGAGGCATCCAGCGACGTACGTCGAAACCGGCTTGGAGTTGTCGAAGGCGCTCTCGGTCGCGACGTCGATTCGTCCGATATCGTCGGGTTGGAGGCCTTTGCGCTCCATCAGCCGGTGGGCGGCGTTCGCGCCCATCGTGACGATGTCCTCGTAGCTGTCCGGGAAGGAACTGACGTTGAGGCCGAGCCCCTTCGTGTATTTAGCGGGGTCTTCGCCTTTCTCCGGGGCGAACGTCCCAGGAAGATCGAGTTTGAGGTTCCCGGTCCAGATTTCGACGGCGTCAATGCCGACTGCTGTCATACGTTTCCAATACAGGTGATAGTACAAGATATTGTCGTTCGTCGATTCGACGATTGTCTAAACCTCTCGGATCACATCTAGTCGACGCACCGAGAAAAGAGGTGTCAAAGTGTGTAATGGAGCAGCGTACGGCTTCGGGGATCTGGGCGCCTGTCGATGGCGCCCATAACTGAACTTGTGGCGAATCGGTCTACCCGTCTTTCAATTGCAAAGATCGACCGTTCCATCGGCTTTGCTCAGTTGGGCCCCACAGACTTCTCCAGTATCGCGGACTTC
This window harbors:
- a CDS encoding AI-2E family transporter, with the protein product MADRPGPPDWLVDQPGLTALALISGTLALFVVLPYLQYVLFGVVLAYIMHPVQRRLENYVRSTVAAITVVVATLLVVLLPLVYVVSVAIRQSIRLVSSIRQGQIDVETIEQALATNGYAVDLADLYQSNQNRIATGLQGISTGAIDIVGGLPGVFIGLTITLFVLFALLRDGEKLVMWFQWVLPIDDDVLEELRMGLDRLMWASVVGNVAVAAIQAVMLGIGLAVAGVPAVIFLTVATFLLTLLPLVGAFGVWIPAAVYLLAVGRPTASATLGVYGLFVTFSDSYLRPALIGRSSTFNSAIIVVGIFGGLVVFGAVGLFIGPVVLGGAKITLDSFAREHTGERADESALETAIEEPESKETAVESASTTSEDTKTEPTECANDEAGFEQ
- the hmgB gene encoding hydroxymethylglutaryl-CoA synthase: MTAVGIDAVEIWTGNLKLDLPGTFAPEKGEDPAKYTKGLGLNVSSFPDSYEDIVTMGANAAHRLMERKGLQPDDIGRIDVATESAFDNSKPVSTYVAGCLEQVYDGDFHHANKGERKFACISGTQSLDDAYNWIQAGRNRGRSALVIATDTALYARGDDGEATQGAGAVAMLISEDPSLVELSTEQGYGSADETDFLKPNQQFPSVDGKRSVQVYLARMREALEDFESVAGDVHEDDIIYAPFHTPFPGMVRKAALLAYRHVIRDTSIEDELAEEIGRQPRPEAFDSDDEYRDALRDYMDALKDTDRYTQWYDATIDPTLTISREVGNWYTGSVHVARVSALKHALENEREVAGEKLLVASYGSGAQAEIHAETIQEGWQNEIEALNVDEQLADRYELEWEDYEEIHDVHNHEMDVDVEEFTTPDSEFVFDGWGRMGERKYRYVE